Proteins encoded by one window of Rhodamnia argentea isolate NSW1041297 chromosome 6, ASM2092103v1, whole genome shotgun sequence:
- the LOC115751721 gene encoding disease resistance protein RUN1-like, producing MDNASASSFQRPIPTGRGNDSHHVFLSFRGPDTRRKFTDHLFHGLANAGTIPISVFKDDKSIPIGEEFASQIFGAISRSKISIPIISKNYATSKWCLWELVRMMDRRKSTSHIVLPIFYEVKPSDVRYLKGEFGDAYHLSKKDYGEKDIREFEQALRDVSYLQVWDSEKIASGREGELVQKVVDIVLGELRNYFQLDVTEEVVGIDDQVKKIKNWADSPATHARMIGIYGMGGLGKTTLAKAIYNELSKDFVDCSYIPDIRDTVHHNGIHFVQNQLIKDILPNEREVSNVDRGINLIKSRFQCKKVLILLDDIDVGAKGGKQLQALARERDWFMAGSIIIVTTRYQDVLDQSKFTVDYKYPMNTLDEVHSVLLFNKHAFRMSCSLRYFEETSREIITTMGGLPLALVVVGSYLFGKKILKYG from the exons ATGGACAACGCATCTGCTTCTTCGTTCCAGCGTCCCATACCCACTGGACGAGGCAACGATTCACACCACgtattcttgagctttagaggccCAGATACCCGCAGGAAATTCACCGATCACCTCTTCCATGGTCTAGCTAACGCAGGAACCATACCTATTTCTGTGTTCAAGGACGATAAGAGCATCCCAATTGGTGAGGAATTTGCTTCGCAGATTTTTGGCGCCATCTCACGGTCTAAGATTTCGATCCCCATCATCTCCAAAAATTATGCTACGAGCAAATGGTGCCTCTGGGAGCTCGTTCGTATGATGGACCGCAGGAAGAGCACGTCACACATAGTgttgcccattttttatgaaGTGAAACCATCGGATGTGCGGTATCTAAAAGGAGAGTTTGGGGACGCCTACCATTTGAGTAAGAAGGATTATGGAGAGAAAGATATCCGTGAATTCGAACAAGCGCTTAGAGATGTGAGTTACTTACAAGTATGGGATTCTGAGAAAATTGCTAGCGG GCGTGAAGGAGAATTAGTGCAAAAAGTTGTCGACATTGTTCTAGGCGAGTTGCGAAATTATTTTCAGCTTGATGTTACTGAGGAGGTGGTAGGAATTGATgatcaagttaaaaaaattaagaattggGCAGACTCTCCTGCCACTCATGCTCGAATGATTGGAATCTATGGCATGGGCGGGCTCGGAAAAACTACTCTTGCCAAGGCCATCTACAACGAGCTGTCCAAGGACTTTGTGGATTGCAGTTACATTCCAGATATTCGAGATACAGTTCACCACAATGGTATTcattttgtgcaaaatcaactGATTAAGGACATATTGCCAAATGAACGTGAAGTTTCGAATGTTGATCGTGGaattaatttgataaaatcTAGAttccaatgcaaaaaggttctCATTCTTTTGGATGACATAGATGTAGGGGCAAAAGGAGGGAAACAACTGCAAGCTTTGGCTAGAGAACGTGACTGGTTTATGGCAGGTAGTATAATCATTGTTACAACTAGATATCAAGATGTTCTTGATCAATCTAAATTCACGGTCGACTACAAGTATCCAATGAATACATTGGATGAGGTCCATTCTGTGCTTTTATTTAACAAACATGCATTTCGTATGAGCTGTTCTCTGAGGTACTTTGAAGAAACCTCTCGTGAAATCATAACCACCATGGGTGGGCTACCCTTGGCTCTTGTGGTTGTAGGCTCAtatttgtttggaaaaaaaatcctaaagtatGGATAG
- the LOC115751698 gene encoding disease resistance protein RPV1-like produces the protein MYMWDDCGFYPSEGIEELKLRCLIKRGNDGKLKMHDQLRDLGRSIVAQGQPPERRSRLWVYEEAFKVLMEKKGTQRVEGISLDESEPLQEYTSEQFKNFQSLRFLQLGWAALSGDFNQLFSQLRWLRWSGIDAESFSATNLHLPNLLVLQLLWSNVTEHWGGWSSFMVAKRLKVLNLEYCGHLRCTPDLSAFTELEILILSSCPKLEQIHPSIGKVKSLVWLDLSDCARLKELPEEVSGLQELRKLLLDNSGITKIPTSIGSLSKLKKLSARHCSSLREVPGSIWNLHNLRHLHFDYSAIEEFGSLKKSRLSAIPKSKYSDELEQIHPSIGKFTSLISLDLRYCKSLKELPEEVGELGELKELLLDDSGITKIPTSIGSLKNLEKLSAHGCSSLREIPSTIGNLQSLQHLDLGRSVIERLPTSIGRLKKLRMLRLRLCNRLTGEIPSEIGDLSSLKILDFRRTSITYLPKSIQNLSSLQHLNLSACNDLQSLPELPSNLTYLTASGRSPKLPQLSCLIHLEQLHLHECFEVKDLPVLPSKLLKLSLVTCPKLSKCQLDGQLDGLKNLEELSIERCRSIERLDLSQLDRLKRLRVKSCHFLVEIQGHDNLELLEEISVMGCKSIQRLILPKLQRLKHLRAIDCKNLVEIRGLGMAQLLETLDIQNCGSIKRLPDLSCFATLEVLDISGCKSLEELPNLSKFENLRIIR, from the exons ATGTACATGTGGGACGACTGCGGGTTTTATCCAAGCGAAGGAATTGAAGAGTTGAAGTTGAGGTGCTtaataaaaagaggaaatgaTGGCAAGTTAAAGATGCATGATCAATTGAGGGATCTAGGAAGGAGCATTGTTGCTCAAGGACAACCGCCGGAGAGACGTAGCAGATTATGGGTCTATGAGGAAGCCTTCAAAGTACTAATGGAAAAGAAG GGAACTCAACGGGTCGAGGGAATTTCTCTCGACGAATCGGAGCCGCTCCAGGAATACACAAGCGAACAGTTCAAAAACTTCCAGAGCTTGAGGTTCCTTCAATTGGGGTGGGCAGCTTTAAGTGGAGACTTTAACCAACTGTTTTCACAATTAAGATGGCTTCGGTGGTCTGGCATTGACGCTGAGTCTTTTTCGGCAACCAATTTGCATTTGCCAAATTTGTTGGTGCTGCAATTGCTATGGAGTAATGTGACAGAGCATTGGGGAGGATGGAGTTCATTCAtg GTGGCAAAGCGGTTGAAAGTTCTCAACCTTGAATATTGTGGACATTTAAGATGTACCCCTGATCTCTCGGCTTTCACAGAGTTGGAGATTCTTATCTTAAGTAGCTGTCCCAAGCTGGAGCAAATCCACCCTTCTATTGGCAAAGTCAAGAGCCTCGTTTGGTTAGACTTGAGTGATTGTGCCAGACTCAAGGAGCTACCAGAGGAAGTGAGCGGATTACAAGAACTAAGAAAACTTCTTTTAGACAATTCTGGTATTACGAAAATTCCAACGTCAATCGGTTCGCTAAGCAAGCTAAAGAAACTGAGTGCCAGGCATTGTTCATCATTAAGAGAAGTCCCTGGCTCAATTTGGAATTTACACAATTTGCGGCATTTGCACTTTGATTATTCCGCGATTGAAGAGTTCGGAAGCTTGAAAAAGTCTCGTCTCTCAGCTATCCCAAAGTCGAAGTACAGTGATGAATTGGAGCAAATCCACCCCTCTATTGGCAAATTCACGAGCCTCATTTCCTTGGACTTGCGTTACTGTAAAAGTCTCAaggagctaccggaagaagtgGGCGAATTAGGAGAACTAAAAGAACTTCTTTTAGACGACTCTGGTATTACGAAAATTCCAACATCAATTGGTTCTTTGAAGAATCTAGAGAAACTGAGTGCCCACGGTTGTTCGTCATTGAGAGAAATCCCTAGCACAATTGGGAATTTGCAGAGTTTGCAACATCTGGACCTTGGTCGTTCTGTGATCGAAAGGCTACCCACTTCTATTGGAAGGTTGAAGAAACTGCGGATGCTGAGACTCCGATTGTGTAATCGTCTGACAGGGGAAATTCCAAGTGAAATCGGTGACTTGTCTTCGCTCAAGATTCTCGACTTCCGTAGAACATCTATAACTTACCTGCCAAAAAGCATCCAgaatctttcttctctccaacaCCTTAACCTATCAGCCTGTAACGATCTCCAGTCACTGCCGGAGCTACCTTCCAACTTAACATATTTGACGGCCTCTGGTCGGAGTCCCAAGTTGCCACAGCTTTCTTGCCTGATCCACCTAGAACAACTCCATCTTCATGAATGCTTTGAAGTGAAAGACCTCCCGGTGCTTCCGTCAAAACTCTTGAAACTTTCTCTTGTCACGTGCCCCAAGCTTAGTAAATGTCAGCTTGATGGACAGCTTGATGGACTCAAGAATTTGGAAGAGTTGTCGATAGAAAGATGCCGTTCCATAGAAAGATTGGACCTTTCACAGTTAGATCGTCTGAAACGATTACGCGTGAAGAGTTGCCATTTTCTAGTTGAGATTCAGGGCCACGATAATTTGGAGTTGTTGGAGGAGATATCTGTAATGGGCTGCAAGTCCATTCAAAGGCTGATCCTTCCAAAATTACAGCGTTTGAAGCACTTAAGGGCTATCGATTGCAAAAATCTAGTTGAAATTCGAGGTCTTGGTATGGCACAGCTCTTGGAGACGTTGGATATCCAAAATTGCGGGTCCATCAAAAGATTACCCGACTTATCATGCTTTGCAACCCTGGAAGTGTTGGATATATCAGGGTGCAAATCCCTGGAAGAACTACCAAACCTgtcgaaatttgaaaatctcaGAATTATAAGATAA